A section of the Polyangium spumosum genome encodes:
- a CDS encoding MauE/DoxX family redox-associated membrane protein → MKTTLLWLLRLALGGMFLAAGALKFSDPTSFALEIHNYQLLPDLAPLLAATLPAVEIVLGLALVVAPRPWARASALGAALVLGVFTVAVASAVARGVNIDCGCFGEGSGPVTMWTVLRDVALVAAAVLLFRLLAGEPPPAKPSSA, encoded by the coding sequence TTGAAGACCACGCTCCTCTGGCTCCTGCGCCTCGCGCTCGGCGGCATGTTCCTCGCGGCGGGCGCGCTGAAGTTCTCCGATCCGACCTCGTTTGCGCTGGAGATCCACAACTACCAGCTCCTGCCGGATCTCGCCCCGCTGCTCGCGGCCACGTTGCCTGCCGTGGAGATCGTCCTCGGCCTCGCGCTCGTCGTGGCGCCGCGCCCGTGGGCGCGGGCGAGCGCGCTCGGCGCCGCGCTCGTGCTCGGCGTCTTCACGGTGGCCGTCGCGTCCGCGGTGGCGCGTGGCGTGAACATCGATTGCGGCTGCTTCGGGGAGGGATCGGGCCCGGTCACGATGTGGACCGTGCTGCGCGACGTCGCGCTCGTCGCGGCGGCGGTGTTGCTGTTTCGTCTTCTCGCGGGTGAGCCGCCGCCTGCGAAACCTTCGAGCGCTTGA
- a CDS encoding RNA polymerase sigma factor has product MTTIPVHPPPANFTAAHALLGRLYLEHRAFLRRLLLGQAIPPRDVDDLVQDVFVTAWRRLECLVTPEHARPWLVVIGLNRARNHRNLARCEREVFTGLADDFPERADATSTETLLSAMYSLFRLKRFLRKVGPRIRAVVVSYLEGRSVREIADAFGLKLKTVYSRLHLARQHLKMLELG; this is encoded by the coding sequence ATGACCACGATACCCGTCCATCCGCCGCCGGCAAACTTCACGGCAGCACACGCCCTTCTCGGCCGCCTCTACCTCGAACACCGCGCTTTCCTTCGCCGCCTCCTGCTTGGCCAGGCCATCCCGCCTCGGGACGTGGACGACCTCGTGCAGGACGTCTTCGTCACGGCCTGGCGGCGGCTCGAATGCCTGGTCACGCCGGAGCATGCCCGTCCGTGGCTCGTGGTGATCGGGCTCAACCGTGCGCGTAATCATCGCAATCTCGCGCGTTGCGAGCGGGAGGTCTTCACCGGGCTCGCGGACGATTTCCCCGAGCGGGCGGACGCCACGTCGACGGAGACGCTCCTCTCCGCGATGTACAGCCTGTTCCGGCTGAAGCGTTTCCTGCGCAAGGTCGGGCCGCGCATCCGGGCCGTGGTGGTGTCGTATCTGGAGGGGCGGTCGGTCCGGGAGATCGCCGATGCATTCGGGCTCAAGCTGAAGACCGTCTACAGCCGCCTGCACCTCGCCCGGCAGCATTTGAAGATGCTCGAGCTCGGTTGA
- a CDS encoding ExbD/TolR family protein has translation MGGVDVGSEGGKKKATNADINMVPFIDLLMCTIAFLLITAVWVTNSRINADAQVPGPPSDTPLTPTPPEKVLNVHIGETDFALVWKQGATVVSEIRIPKTEQAIGELVKYPDLAKKLEAEWQANANHRDPSDKKLDQAILHTDNRTPFKEIVAVLDALYATKRTVKLEGGDKQLPVFNMTFAAR, from the coding sequence ATGGGCGGCGTCGACGTTGGCAGCGAGGGCGGCAAGAAGAAGGCGACGAATGCGGACATCAACATGGTCCCGTTCATCGACCTGTTGATGTGCACGATCGCGTTTTTGCTCATCACGGCCGTCTGGGTGACGAACTCTCGTATCAATGCGGACGCGCAGGTCCCCGGGCCTCCGAGCGACACGCCGCTCACCCCCACCCCGCCGGAGAAGGTGCTCAACGTGCACATCGGCGAGACCGACTTCGCGCTCGTGTGGAAGCAGGGCGCGACCGTGGTGAGCGAGATCCGCATCCCGAAGACCGAGCAGGCGATCGGTGAGCTCGTGAAATACCCCGACCTCGCGAAGAAGCTCGAGGCGGAGTGGCAGGCGAACGCCAATCACCGCGATCCGAGCGACAAGAAGCTCGATCAGGCGATCCTGCACACGGACAACCGCACGCCGTTCAAGGAGATCGTCGCGGTGCTCGACGCGCTGTACGCGACGAAGCGCACGGTCAAGCTGGAAGGCGGCGACAAGCAATTGCCCGTCTTCAACATGACCTTCGCGGCGCGTTGA
- a CDS encoding class I SAM-dependent methyltransferase family protein produces the protein MAQQIAGGSAAIGTDGRAVGEPPASEPWDEEEEVQGPPVSPECESRLAELAAWCAELDASPRCALPPSPEDDARLGQMLLGVWEASGALDTAGLRRNSPAQRRFQEVVGPFFWQSPIIHRCFTKPRGYAGDFLMMEDVYRNRPKGETSLGRWMDQWVLDQPGFVAVRNRRDKLATLLRDEWAGGARHVMNVASGSACELASVVETRPFRGITLLDQDQGALFAAVSALGPWVDPGCVRTWSGTVLSLVRARTSLVPGDQDFVYSIGLYDYLSQRFATALTARLWLHVAPGGLLVIGNFNGHNPMRRFIEAAMDWYLVYRDPPELLGLCAGLHDVKGAEVWTDPTGCLHLLVVRKRGVRPGLSVPPRPDSPA, from the coding sequence ATGGCCCAACAGATTGCCGGGGGGAGCGCCGCGATCGGGACCGACGGGAGGGCGGTGGGGGAGCCGCCTGCCTCCGAGCCCTGGGATGAAGAGGAGGAGGTCCAGGGGCCTCCTGTCTCTCCGGAATGCGAGTCGCGGCTCGCCGAGCTCGCGGCCTGGTGCGCCGAGCTCGATGCCTCCCCTCGGTGTGCGCTTCCGCCTTCGCCCGAGGATGACGCGAGGCTCGGGCAGATGTTGCTCGGCGTCTGGGAGGCGAGTGGCGCCCTCGACACCGCCGGCCTGCGGCGCAACTCTCCGGCGCAGCGGCGCTTCCAGGAGGTCGTCGGGCCCTTCTTCTGGCAGAGCCCGATCATCCATCGCTGCTTCACGAAACCTCGTGGGTACGCGGGCGACTTCCTGATGATGGAGGACGTGTATCGGAACCGCCCCAAGGGCGAGACCTCCCTCGGGCGCTGGATGGACCAATGGGTGCTCGACCAGCCCGGCTTCGTGGCCGTCCGCAACCGCCGCGACAAGCTCGCAACACTCCTCCGGGACGAGTGGGCCGGCGGCGCGCGGCACGTCATGAACGTCGCCTCGGGCTCGGCCTGCGAGCTCGCGAGCGTCGTCGAGACACGGCCCTTCCGGGGGATCACGCTGCTCGATCAGGATCAGGGCGCCCTGTTCGCCGCGGTCTCCGCCCTCGGACCATGGGTCGATCCGGGCTGCGTGCGCACCTGGTCCGGGACGGTCTTGTCGCTCGTGCGTGCCAGGACCAGCCTGGTCCCCGGCGACCAGGACTTCGTTTATTCGATTGGCCTGTACGACTACCTGTCGCAAAGATTCGCGACGGCGCTCACGGCGAGGTTGTGGCTGCACGTCGCGCCGGGGGGCTTGCTCGTGATCGGCAACTTCAACGGGCACAATCCCATGCGCCGCTTCATCGAGGCGGCGATGGACTGGTATCTCGTGTACAGGGATCCGCCGGAGTTGCTGGGGCTCTGCGCGGGGTTGCACGACGTGAAGGGAGCCGAGGTCTGGACCGACCCGACCGGCTGCCTCCACCTCCTCGTCGTGCGCAAGCGGGGGGTGCGCCCGGGCCTCAGCGTCCCGCCGAGGCCCGATTCACCAGCGTGA
- a CDS encoding ankyrin repeat domain-containing protein, whose amino-acid sequence MKDVERFAAGLEGIFAPRPPVPPANEVFPSERLREAAAAAERGDVATLRALVERGADLDEVAPSGVNLLMYEIVARNETAVRALLAAGANPNVLTKIGTSPMLVGATSPDPRFLVLLLDNGGDPNLKNEKEVPLAHQALNFGQWQNLGILFDRGVPVDVKNKMEQTPALRLAYLNQYEGVDKLLERGADPDAKDQVGLSVRKLAEKPVPAADSPLEAWRRKVAERLGIPVDQPR is encoded by the coding sequence GTGAAGGACGTCGAGCGATTCGCCGCAGGCCTCGAGGGGATCTTCGCCCCGAGGCCGCCGGTTCCTCCCGCGAACGAGGTGTTCCCGAGCGAGCGGCTGCGCGAGGCCGCGGCGGCCGCCGAGCGCGGCGACGTGGCGACGTTACGCGCGCTCGTGGAGCGCGGCGCCGATCTCGACGAGGTCGCGCCTTCGGGCGTGAACCTGCTCATGTACGAGATCGTCGCGCGAAACGAGACCGCCGTGCGGGCGCTGCTCGCGGCGGGCGCGAACCCGAACGTGCTGACGAAGATCGGCACGTCGCCGATGCTCGTGGGCGCGACGAGCCCCGACCCGCGTTTCCTCGTGCTCCTGCTCGATAACGGCGGGGATCCGAACCTGAAGAACGAGAAAGAGGTTCCCCTCGCCCACCAGGCCCTCAATTTCGGGCAATGGCAAAACCTGGGGATCCTGTTCGATCGTGGCGTCCCGGTGGACGTGAAGAACAAGATGGAGCAGACGCCGGCGCTCCGGCTCGCGTATCTCAATCAATACGAGGGAGTGGACAAGCTCCTCGAGCGCGGCGCGGATCCGGACGCGAAGGATCAGGTCGGTTTGTCGGTGCGGAAGCTCGCGGAGAAGCCGGTCCCCGCGGCCGATTCGCCGCTCGAAGCGTGGCGGCGGAAGGTCGCGGAGCGGCTCGGGATCCCGGTCGATCAGCCGAGGTAA
- a CDS encoding PGRP and LysM peptidoglycan-binding domain-containing protein — translation MPIHVVQQGECFSKIAERYGFGDYRALYDHPDNAELKKKRANPNVLEPGDRIVIPDKQLKLEEGLATGKVHRFRLRRPKKELRLRLEGHDGKALAGAAYVLEVGGEKHEGTTDGDGKLEQQVPVSETTAKLTIAGRVLHLRLGHLNPLDAKDGGISGAQGRLLNLGYAPGPADGLLGKRTRTALALFQHDEELEVTGELDDATKKKLEEKHGS, via the coding sequence ATGCCGATCCACGTCGTCCAGCAAGGCGAGTGCTTTTCGAAGATTGCCGAGCGGTATGGCTTCGGTGATTATCGCGCGCTCTACGACCACCCCGACAACGCCGAGCTCAAGAAAAAACGCGCGAACCCGAACGTGCTCGAGCCCGGCGATCGCATCGTGATCCCCGACAAGCAGCTCAAGCTCGAGGAGGGCCTCGCGACGGGCAAGGTCCACCGCTTCCGGCTGCGCCGGCCGAAGAAGGAGCTGCGCCTCCGGCTCGAAGGGCACGACGGCAAGGCGCTCGCGGGCGCGGCGTACGTGCTCGAGGTCGGCGGCGAGAAGCACGAGGGCACGACCGACGGCGACGGCAAGCTCGAGCAGCAGGTCCCCGTCTCCGAGACCACGGCCAAACTCACGATCGCCGGGCGCGTGCTCCACCTCCGGCTCGGGCACCTGAACCCGCTCGACGCGAAGGACGGCGGCATCTCCGGGGCGCAGGGGCGGCTCTTGAACCTCGGATACGCCCCGGGGCCCGCGGACGGCCTCCTCGGCAAACGCACGCGGACGGCGCTCGCTTTGTTTCAGCACGACGAGGAGCTCGAGGTCACGGGCGAGCTCGACGACGCCACGAAAAAGAAGCTCGAGGAGAAACACGGCTCCTGA
- a CDS encoding RNA ligase family protein produces the protein MNPPILSFSPYEKIAESLAAALGDDEAAHRAASRVEWIVTEKIHGANFCLVTDGADVRCAKRKGLLDEDEDFFGHRGIQTRFAPGVRDLFARVNAREPKATLVFVYGELFGGGYPHPDVPPVPGVSPVQTGCWYAPGIEFCAFDVGLVLAGASERAYLDQDDARMDCEGAGIPFAKPLFRGRYEDALAFPIGFETTIPARLGLPSLGPSNKAEGVVLKPARALVIPRRSGAVRPVVKRKIPEFAEDERFHEAEKWSSAARAPSASALDWLLHEASSLVNENRLNAAVSKVGRARPGDTARLREVLTLVREDLEFELRARHGEALRALSPAESRALAAHLDGEARALVELYLG, from the coding sequence ATGAACCCGCCCATCCTCTCGTTCTCCCCTTACGAAAAGATCGCCGAATCCCTCGCCGCCGCCCTCGGCGACGACGAGGCCGCGCATCGCGCCGCGAGCCGCGTCGAGTGGATCGTCACCGAGAAGATCCACGGCGCCAATTTTTGCCTCGTCACCGACGGCGCCGACGTCCGCTGCGCCAAACGGAAAGGCCTGCTCGACGAGGACGAAGACTTCTTTGGCCATCGCGGCATCCAGACCCGCTTCGCGCCCGGCGTCCGTGACCTCTTCGCCCGCGTGAATGCCCGCGAACCGAAGGCCACGCTCGTCTTCGTGTATGGCGAGCTCTTCGGCGGCGGGTATCCCCACCCCGACGTCCCGCCCGTCCCTGGCGTCTCGCCCGTGCAGACCGGGTGCTGGTATGCCCCGGGGATCGAGTTCTGCGCGTTCGACGTGGGGCTCGTCCTCGCCGGCGCGTCCGAGCGCGCCTACCTCGACCAGGACGACGCCCGCATGGATTGCGAAGGCGCCGGCATTCCCTTCGCAAAACCTCTCTTTCGTGGTCGTTACGAGGACGCGCTCGCCTTCCCGATCGGCTTCGAGACCACGATCCCCGCGCGCCTCGGCTTGCCTTCGCTCGGCCCCTCGAACAAGGCCGAGGGCGTCGTCCTCAAGCCCGCCCGCGCGCTCGTCATCCCTCGACGCTCGGGCGCCGTGCGGCCCGTCGTGAAGCGCAAGATCCCCGAGTTCGCCGAGGACGAGCGCTTTCACGAGGCCGAAAAATGGTCCTCGGCCGCCCGCGCCCCTTCCGCCTCGGCCCTCGATTGGCTCCTGCACGAGGCCTCGTCCCTCGTGAACGAAAACCGCCTGAACGCGGCCGTCTCCAAGGTCGGCCGCGCGCGCCCTGGGGATACGGCGCGGCTCCGTGAAGTGCTCACGCTCGTCCGCGAGGACCTCGAATTCGAGTTACGCGCCCGCCACGGCGAGGCCCTGCGCGCCCTCTCGCCCGCCGAATCCCGCGCCCTCGCCGCCCACCTCGACGGCGAGGCCCGCGCCCTCGTGGAGCTTTACCTCGGCTGA
- a CDS encoding rhodanese-like domain-containing protein, whose product MSSGLDRPLLLRTAALLVGGAALGLGVNAARPSGVALAGFEPPTACTSAAVEASPVIEMTPLEAAGLCGQPGIVFADTRSSEHFAAGHVADALHLPCDTTASGAEVALKELGHAKTVVVYGASTEEAYEVAETLRRRGLTMDLRVLRGGFVAWEQEGLACASGPCPGCSIHPRQEPSP is encoded by the coding sequence ATGTCCTCCGGGCTCGATCGACCCCTGCTCCTGCGGACGGCGGCGCTGCTCGTCGGCGGCGCCGCGCTTGGCCTCGGCGTCAACGCCGCGCGGCCCTCGGGCGTCGCCCTGGCTGGCTTCGAGCCTCCGACCGCGTGCACCTCGGCGGCGGTCGAGGCGTCGCCCGTGATCGAGATGACGCCCCTCGAAGCGGCGGGCCTGTGTGGCCAGCCGGGCATCGTCTTCGCCGACACCCGCTCGTCCGAGCACTTCGCGGCGGGCCACGTCGCCGACGCGCTGCACTTGCCCTGTGACACGACCGCGAGCGGCGCGGAGGTGGCGCTGAAGGAGCTCGGGCACGCGAAGACGGTCGTGGTCTACGGCGCGTCGACCGAGGAGGCCTACGAGGTGGCCGAGACGCTTCGTCGGCGCGGCCTGACGATGGACCTGCGCGTGCTCCGCGGAGGCTTTGTGGCCTGGGAGCAAGAGGGCCTGGCGTGCGCCTCGGGTCCGTGCCCTGGTTGCTCGATCCACCCCAGGCAGGAGCCGAGCCCTTGA
- a CDS encoding type II toxin-antitoxin system MqsA family antitoxin gives MTCPLCKHGETAPGTVTVTLQRGESTVILKGVPASVCENCGEYYLDEATTSHVYAIAERAVRDGAEVQIRRYAA, from the coding sequence ATGACCTGCCCCCTCTGCAAACACGGCGAAACCGCCCCCGGCACCGTCACCGTCACCCTCCAGCGCGGCGAATCCACGGTGATCCTCAAAGGCGTCCCCGCCTCCGTCTGCGAAAACTGCGGCGAATACTACCTCGACGAAGCCACCACCTCCCACGTGTACGCCATCGCCGAGCGCGCAGTTCGCGACGGCGCCGAGGTGCAGATCCGCCGCTACGCCGCCTGA
- a CDS encoding TIGR02265 family protein, whose translation MDSKDMLDKRLVRAAKTDTMLGMVLEGTLNHLVTAYGDAIVTPIRKQVMGGDKMIRSFFWYPVTSFLRVARTLLDDRRLGLSCDELMSGCGEHAFSALLESPVGKMLGMFGKGNPQALVSNGPYAYTLAVSFGERVYTRKSNTSADVVFTGDLLGPSFTIAVYKVAFKLVSSVDATVTATVTNDDGSDFIIHSRW comes from the coding sequence ATGGACTCCAAGGACATGCTCGACAAACGGCTCGTGCGGGCCGCGAAGACGGACACCATGCTGGGGATGGTGCTCGAGGGCACGCTGAACCACCTCGTCACGGCCTACGGCGACGCGATCGTGACCCCCATCCGCAAGCAGGTGATGGGAGGGGACAAGATGATCCGGTCCTTCTTCTGGTATCCGGTCACCTCGTTCCTGCGGGTCGCGCGGACCCTGCTCGACGACCGCCGGCTCGGGCTGAGCTGTGACGAGCTCATGAGCGGCTGCGGCGAGCACGCCTTCAGCGCCCTGCTCGAGTCGCCCGTGGGCAAGATGCTGGGGATGTTCGGCAAGGGCAACCCGCAGGCCCTCGTCTCGAACGGCCCCTACGCCTATACGCTGGCCGTCAGCTTCGGCGAACGGGTGTACACGAGGAAAAGCAACACCTCGGCCGACGTCGTCTTCACGGGCGACCTGCTCGGCCCTTCCTTCACGATCGCGGTCTACAAGGTGGCCTTCAAGCTCGTGAGCAGCGTGGACGCGACCGTCACGGCCACCGTCACGAACGACGACGGCTCGGACTTCATCATCCACTCACGCTGGTGA
- a CDS encoding M20 family metallopeptidase → MTTKLDQPQAEAFCERVWEQEILPALTDYIRIPNKSPSFDRAWRENGHMDRAVALIEQWCRAQPVPGLTVEVVRLEGRTPVILMEIPGKSDDTILLYGHLDKQPEMTGWRDGLGPWEPVREGDKLYGRGGADDGYSAFASVAALRLLAEQKLPHARCVVLIEAAEESGSFDLPAYIDALGPRIGKPSLVVCLDSGCGNYEQLWTTTSLRGLVQGSLEVRILREGVHSGSGSGVAASSFRILRQLLSRIEDERTGRILLDELYAVIPEQRIAQAEAAAAVLGDAIYAEMPWAAGAGPMGHDNKDRLLNRTWRPMLSITGIDGVPATSSAGNVLRPFTKAKLSMRIPPRVDPRRAGDALKRALEADPPYGADVTFTVSEPSDGWDAPPLAPWLDAAMQRASQAFFGRPAMAFGEGGTIPFMGMLGEKFPEAQFLITGVLGPQSNAHGPNEFLHIRCGKKLTACVASVIADHFTRGS, encoded by the coding sequence ATGACCACCAAGCTCGACCAGCCCCAAGCCGAAGCGTTCTGCGAGCGCGTCTGGGAGCAGGAGATCCTCCCTGCCCTCACCGACTACATCCGCATCCCCAACAAGTCGCCCTCCTTCGACCGCGCCTGGCGCGAGAACGGCCACATGGACCGCGCCGTCGCGCTCATCGAGCAGTGGTGCCGTGCCCAGCCCGTCCCCGGGCTCACCGTCGAGGTCGTGCGCCTCGAAGGCCGCACCCCCGTCATCCTCATGGAGATCCCAGGCAAATCCGACGACACGATCCTGCTCTACGGCCACCTCGACAAGCAGCCCGAGATGACCGGATGGCGCGACGGGCTCGGCCCCTGGGAGCCCGTCCGCGAGGGGGACAAGCTCTACGGGCGCGGCGGCGCCGATGACGGCTACTCCGCCTTCGCCTCCGTCGCCGCCCTCCGCCTCCTCGCCGAGCAGAAGTTGCCCCACGCCCGCTGCGTCGTCCTCATCGAGGCCGCCGAGGAGAGCGGCAGCTTCGACCTGCCCGCGTACATCGACGCCCTCGGGCCGCGCATCGGCAAGCCGAGCCTCGTCGTTTGCCTCGACTCCGGCTGCGGCAACTACGAGCAGCTCTGGACCACCACCTCCCTCCGCGGCCTCGTCCAGGGCTCGCTCGAGGTCCGCATCCTGCGCGAGGGCGTCCACTCCGGATCCGGCAGCGGCGTCGCCGCGTCGAGCTTCCGCATCCTGCGCCAGCTCCTCTCCCGCATCGAGGACGAGCGCACCGGCCGCATCCTCCTCGACGAGCTCTACGCCGTCATCCCCGAGCAACGTATCGCCCAGGCCGAGGCCGCCGCGGCCGTGCTCGGCGACGCCATCTACGCCGAGATGCCCTGGGCCGCAGGCGCCGGGCCGATGGGCCACGACAACAAAGATCGCCTCCTCAACCGCACCTGGCGCCCGATGCTCAGCATCACCGGCATCGACGGCGTGCCCGCGACGAGCAGCGCAGGCAACGTCCTTCGCCCGTTCACCAAGGCGAAGCTCTCCATGCGTATCCCGCCCCGCGTGGACCCGCGCCGCGCCGGCGACGCGCTCAAGCGCGCCCTCGAGGCCGATCCGCCGTACGGGGCCGACGTCACGTTCACCGTCTCGGAGCCCTCCGACGGCTGGGACGCGCCTCCGCTCGCGCCCTGGCTCGACGCGGCGATGCAACGCGCCAGCCAGGCCTTCTTCGGTCGGCCCGCGATGGCCTTCGGCGAGGGCGGGACCATCCCGTTCATGGGCATGCTCGGCGAGAAGTTCCCCGAGGCGCAGTTCCTCATCACCGGCGTCCTCGGCCCGCAGTCGAACGCCCACGGCCCGAACGAGTTCCTGCACATCCGCTGCGGAAAGAAACTCACGGCCTGCGTGGCGAGCGTCATCGCCGATCATTTCACGCGCGGCTCGTAG
- a CDS encoding PAAR domain-containing protein, with amino-acid sequence MSDPIAARKGDHHLCLQHVGEDILPACATTILVGGEPAARVTDLLECTGAPPDVIGIGEPTVLLEGKMAARFGDGTLHGGLIDEGCPTVIIGKMTAPDKRMRLMERLRLIDQARQRAADMPPGPQRDALSNAAERLAQNNRAVEDGRLVSDVYNTSGAPEGWTRLGPNDLPPELRNATFQDPSTGFYSDLYRSDIDGSYRLIMRGTEFETWKQWDGNDWLWGNVSQGAGFEGQQYTQAVELSRQVGAVYGNNVSLAGHSLGGGLASAGALASGLPANTFNAAGLHENTFERYGLDPSQANGLVDAYQVDGDILTWAQQDSPVAGLMPDAVGTTHGLNAVNQNPDGSFTARTWPAEPTFEHPESGWGYLNPFGMARRTKDWAAAELDQEKQRFAEMIERHSTHVAGIEQQKSQDLATIQGML; translated from the coding sequence ATGAGCGACCCCATCGCAGCACGCAAAGGCGATCATCACCTCTGTTTGCAGCACGTCGGCGAGGACATCCTGCCCGCGTGCGCGACGACCATCCTCGTCGGCGGCGAGCCGGCGGCCCGCGTGACCGACCTGCTCGAGTGCACGGGCGCGCCGCCCGACGTGATCGGCATCGGCGAGCCGACGGTGCTGCTCGAAGGCAAGATGGCCGCGCGTTTCGGCGACGGGACCCTGCACGGCGGGCTCATCGACGAGGGTTGTCCGACCGTGATCATCGGCAAGATGACCGCGCCGGACAAACGCATGCGCCTGATGGAGCGGCTGCGGCTGATCGATCAGGCGCGGCAACGCGCGGCGGACATGCCGCCCGGCCCGCAGCGCGACGCGCTCTCGAACGCGGCCGAGCGCCTCGCGCAGAACAACCGCGCGGTCGAGGACGGGCGCCTCGTGAGCGACGTCTACAACACGAGCGGCGCGCCCGAGGGCTGGACGCGGCTCGGGCCAAACGATCTGCCGCCGGAGCTCCGGAACGCGACGTTCCAGGACCCGAGCACGGGCTTCTACTCCGACCTCTACCGCTCCGACATCGACGGCAGCTACCGGCTGATCATGCGGGGCACGGAGTTCGAGACCTGGAAGCAGTGGGACGGCAACGACTGGCTCTGGGGCAACGTCTCGCAAGGCGCGGGCTTCGAGGGGCAGCAGTACACGCAGGCCGTCGAGCTCTCCCGGCAGGTCGGCGCGGTGTACGGGAACAACGTGAGCCTCGCGGGGCACTCGCTCGGCGGCGGGCTCGCGTCGGCCGGCGCCCTCGCCTCGGGCCTGCCGGCGAACACGTTCAACGCCGCCGGCCTGCACGAGAACACGTTCGAGCGCTACGGGCTCGATCCCTCGCAGGCGAACGGGCTCGTCGACGCGTATCAGGTCGACGGAGACATCCTGACGTGGGCGCAGCAGGACTCGCCGGTCGCCGGGCTCATGCCCGACGCGGTGGGCACGACGCACGGCTTGAACGCGGTCAACCAGAACCCGGACGGCAGCTTCACGGCGCGCACGTGGCCGGCGGAGCCGACGTTCGAGCACCCTGAGAGCGGCTGGGGCTACCTGAACCCGTTCGGCATGGCCCGGCGCACGAAGGACTGGGCGGCGGCCGAGCTCGATCAGGAGAAGCAGCGGTTCGCCGAGATGATCGAGCGGCACAGCACGCACGTGGCGGGCATCGAGCAACAAAAGAGCCAGGACCTCGCGACCATTCAGGGGATGTTGTGA
- a CDS encoding VOC family protein yields MTVKLNHTIIAARDKKESATFLAEILGLPAPVPFMHFLAVRVDNDVTLDFMDVPGEIHSQHYAFLVSEAEFDEIFGRIRARGLPYWADPRSTRPGEINHNDGGRGVYFPDPAGHHLEIITRPYGSGG; encoded by the coding sequence ATGACCGTCAAGCTGAACCACACGATCATCGCGGCGCGAGACAAGAAGGAGTCCGCCACCTTCCTCGCCGAGATCCTGGGCCTGCCCGCCCCGGTCCCGTTCATGCATTTCCTCGCCGTGCGCGTCGACAACGACGTCACGCTCGACTTCATGGATGTGCCTGGGGAGATTCACTCCCAGCACTACGCGTTCCTCGTGAGCGAGGCCGAGTTCGACGAGATCTTCGGCCGCATCCGCGCGCGCGGGCTGCCGTACTGGGCGGATCCGCGGTCGACACGGCCGGGGGAGATCAACCACAATGATGGCGGGCGGGGGGTGTATTTTCCCGACCCCGCCGGGCACCATCTGGAGATCATCACGCGGCCTTATGGGAGTGGGGGCTGA